A window of Pecten maximus chromosome 12, xPecMax1.1, whole genome shotgun sequence genomic DNA:
TGTTAGAAAATAATTTGGCAGACTTTGCATCTGTAAGCTTGATGCAGGTTGATAATTAAGCCATCGCTctaatatacatacacatacatatatacacatacagtatataatatagtaaCACAGATGACGAaagaagacaactttatgactcatGCCCTGACCGGgtctcgaactcacgatctacggcacccaaacgcttagccagaaatacccacagcttataccactgcgccacagCCACGATATTTTTACacgttcttaaaaaaaacatttatatataagtatgaaATTCTATCACACCacattttgaacattttcatGTTGGTTCTAACACTCTTCGCGGTAAAGATCgatgtaaacatttaaacatgttGAGAAAAACTGACCGGGGTGGGACACAAGAAAATAACAGAATATGAATCAACTTGACGAAGCTATATTAACAACTCATAGTAATTAAGGCGATGTTCGATAATGATTGAATAATCcttattgtatatatcagaccATGGTATAACCATTGTATGTATTGTAAAGACATGGAGTCATCACTGCAGATATACAGACTGAGAGAATGGCGGAAGGGAATTACtaagatatatcaataattagAACAAGAGACAGATGATTACGACGAAAGGACGATACAAGTGATGGAATAATGTCTCGGGTTGTAGAGAGTGACGTCATAGAGACGGTGGCTGTATCTCGAGAAAGAGAGGATAACGGCACGAGGAGGCCGTACGTCGATATAAAGAGATTGGAGATACGAGAGAAGAAGTCGTATCTCGACATTCACAGTGGAGAGCGTCGTATTTCGAGCTTGAGAGGATTGTGACACGGGGGAGAGCGTCGTATCTAGGATGGAGAGAAATACGAGACGAGGGGGCCGTATCTCGAGATAATGCGACTGAGGACACGGGAAGGAGTCGTATCTCTTGAAGGGGATGATGGTGATACGAGGGAGGGAGTTTGATGTCGAGACGAAAATATTGAGGACATGAAAGTACAAGTCTCATGTCGAGATGGACAGATTGACAACACAAGGCGCCGTATCTCGGTAAAAAGATATTGACGAAACGAGGAGGGAGTCGTGTCTCCAGATTGAATTGACGTTACGAGGGAGTGAATCGTATCTCTCGAGATGGAGAGATTGACAACACGAGGGACGGAGTTACATCTCGAGATGGAGAGATTGACAACACAAGGGACGGAGTTACATCTCGAGATGGAGAGATTGACAACACGAGGGACGGAGTTACATCTCGAGATGGAGAGATTGACAACACGAGGGACGGAGAGATTGACAACACGAGGGACGGAGTTACCTCTCGAGATGGAGAGATTGACAACACAAGGGACGGAGTTACATCTCGAGATGGAGAGATTGACAACACGAGGGACGGAGTTGTCTCTCGAGATGGAGAGATTGACAACACGAGGGACGGAGTTACCTCTCGAGATGGAGAGATTGACAACACGAGGGACGGAGTTACCTCTCGAGATGGAGAGAGTGACAACACGAGGGACGGAGTTACCTCTCGAGATGAAGAGATTGACAACACGGGGGACGGAGTTACATCTCGAGATGGAGAGATTGACAACACGAGGGACGGAGTTGTATCTCGAGATGAAGAGATTGACAACACAGGGGACGGAGTTACCTCTCGAGATGGAGAGATTGACAACACAAGGGACGGAGTTACATCTCGAGATGGAGAGATTGACAACACGGGGGACAGAGTGATTGACAACACGAGGGACGGAGTTACCTCTCTAGATGGAGATATTGACAACACGAGGGACGGAGTTGTCTCTCGAGATGGAGAGATTGACAACACGAGGGACGGAGTTGTCTCTCGAGATGGAGAGATTGACAACACGAGGGACGGAGTTACCTCTCGAGATGGAGAGATTGACAACACGGGGGACGGAGTTACATCTCGAGATGGAGAGATTGACAACAAGAGGGACAGAGTGATTGACAACACGAGGGACGGAGTGATTGACAACACGAGGGACGGAGTTACATCTCGAGATGGAGAGATTGACAACACGGGGGACAGAGTGATTGACAACACGAGGGACGGAGTGATTGACAACACGAGGGACGGAGTTACCTCTCTAGATGGAGATATTGACAACACGAGGGACGGAGTTACCTCTTTAGATGGAGAGATTGACAACACGAGGGACGGAGTTACATCTCGAGATGGAGAGATTGACAACACGAGGGACGGAGTGATTGACAACACGAGGGACGGAGTTACCTCTCGAGATGGAGAGATTGACAACACGAGGGACGGAGTTACATCTCGAGATGGAGAGATTGACAACACGAGGGACGGAGTTACATCTCGAGATGGAGAGATTGACAACACGAGGGACGGAGTGATTGACAACACGAGGGACGGAGTTACCTCTCGAGATGGAGAGATTGACAACACGAGGGACGGAGAGATTGACAACACCAGGGACGGAGTTACATCTCGAGATGGAGAGATTGACAACACGAGGGACGGAGTTACCTCTCTAGATGGAGATTGACAACACGAGGAACGGAGTTGTCTCTCTACATGGAGAGATTGACAACACGAGGGAAGGGGGCACATCTCGAGATTGAGAGATTGGTGACATAATCCGGCATAACATGCAAGCCATCAGAAATCCAGGGAAATTTCGAGAGAGTTAGGAAACTCAGGCTAGGTAGTcattagaacgaatattcataccctgcctacactgcatctgtcagaaattgtccgttCGTCGTCCAGAGCTATGTTATCGCAGCTAGGTAGtcattagcccgagtttcctctggccctgacactatGTCtgaccagacatggtgtcagggtcagaggaaactctggcgAAGTAGTGATATCTCGAAGCGGAATTCGCGATTCAAGTCCgagatattattatataatacacGTATGTATATGTTTCACGTGGCTTATAAATAgcatacagatatatacgtttCTGTACTGAACTATCTTGTCACGAGTGTCCCAGATATAATACATCTGAATTTTTACTAACGTTATACATGTTTTTCATTGCAAGCTCAccattatcaatatatatatataattgtcaagtagtaataacgacagtacagacaagtaaattgtcgaattttcgagacaatctgcccctttatcaagacacagtgTCCTTTTAACtttgtcttgataaaggggcagattgtctcgaaaattcgacaatttacttgtctgtactgtcgttattactacttgacaattatctatttctagtaatacgcatccaatatttgtttgttaggatccagtacctaaATTGGATTATACCGTCTTTATTACTAACTAGACCCTAAATATAAACGAAGCAAATCCATAACATTATCACTGGCCaattactacttgacaattataaaaatatatatacattgcatATGGACCGTCATTCGGAAAATCGTGCCAGGCCCCTGTGATTATTACAGTGAATACAATTTACAAACAGCAGAAATGTCCAGGAAGTTAATCTAGCACCATGAAACGTCTAAAATGTGTTAAACAAACTAGATTATGTCGAAATACATCTTATTCTTACAACTCAATTGCATGTGTCCCATGAGTTACAAGTCTTTATGAaatgttatttcatattttgcaGTTCATCTAGTATTTCTCTAAATGTAAATTTGACTCACCTACGCCGAGCAGTTTTTACATACATCTTGCCCATAAAACTTGGTAGCAATGTCGATGATATAATTGTCTATGTTCGTTAAATATCCCATGTAAACAGCATGAATGGACGATTGTCAGCTCGCCACACTTCACACCATACCTATGTCGGGCACTGAACCTCGCAACACGGAAAAATGTGAGCACAGCTCGGACATCTAGTCAAAAACAATAGGTACCCGCGCGCATCGGTGGGCA
This region includes:
- the LOC117339742 gene encoding sericin 1-like produces the protein MSRVVESDVIETVAVSREREDNGTRRPYVDIKRLEIREKKSYLDIHSGERHGEIDNTRDGVTSRDGEIDNTRDGVTSRDGEIDNTRDGVTSRDGEIDNTRDGEIDNTRDGVTSRDGEIDNTRDGVTSRDGEIDNTRDGVVSRDGEIDNTRDGVTSRDGEIDNTRDGVTSRDGESDNTRDGVTSRDEEIDNTGDGVTSRDGEIDNTRDGVVSRDEEIDNTGDGVTSRDGEIDNTRDGVTSRDGEIDNTGDRVIDNTRDGVTSLDGDIDNTRDGVVSRDGEIDNTRDGVVSRDGEIDNTRDGVTSRDGEIDNTGDGVTSRDGEIDNKRDRVIDNTRDGVIDNTRDGVTSRDGEIDNTGDRVIDNTRDGVIDNTRDGVTSLDGDIDNTRDGVTSLDGEIDNTRDGVTSRDGEIDNTRDGVIDNTRDGVTSRDGEIDNTRDGVTSRDGEIDNTRDGVTSRDGEIDNTRDGVIDNTRDGVTSRDGEIDNTRDGEIDNTRDGVTSRDGEIDNTRDGVTSLDGD